In Deferribacter desulfuricans SSM1, the following are encoded in one genomic region:
- a CDS encoding aspartate aminotransferase family protein yields the protein MSFVMNTYSRFDLEFVKGDGSYLFDKDGNRYLDFASGIAVTNLGHANKEIAEVICNQAKTLLHTSNLYKISSQEELAEKLSKRGFGGKVFFCNSGAEANEAAIKLAKIYGNKKYDGVRYKIVTMEGSFHGRTYATLSATGQEKVKKGFEPPMDFFVHVPYNDYDSLYNVVKDGDVIAIMLEVIQGEGGLKKADIAYLKNVRELCNRLDILLIFDEVQTGIGRTGKLFAYQHYDVIPDVITLAKGLGNGVPIGAMMAKEQFAEYLSPGTHASTFGGNYLACAVANKVLDLIDDELLQSVQEKGLYLKSKLKEIFSGKGEVRGEGLMLGVALNDVNNMDFINELHKEFMLAVPAGDNVVRLYPPLTVTKEEIDEGITKLEKVINKLWG from the coding sequence ATGTCGTTTGTGATGAACACATATAGCCGTTTTGATTTGGAATTTGTAAAAGGTGATGGTTCATATCTTTTTGATAAAGATGGGAATAGATATTTGGATTTTGCTTCTGGTATAGCTGTTACAAATTTGGGGCATGCAAACAAAGAGATTGCCGAAGTTATTTGCAATCAGGCAAAAACATTATTGCATACCTCTAATCTTTATAAAATTTCATCTCAGGAAGAATTAGCTGAAAAACTTTCAAAAAGAGGATTTGGCGGAAAAGTATTCTTTTGTAATTCCGGTGCTGAGGCAAATGAAGCTGCTATTAAACTTGCTAAAATTTATGGGAATAAAAAATATGATGGAGTCAGATACAAAATAGTTACGATGGAAGGGTCTTTCCATGGCAGGACTTATGCTACTCTTTCTGCCACAGGTCAGGAAAAAGTGAAAAAAGGGTTTGAGCCACCAATGGATTTTTTTGTGCATGTTCCTTACAACGATTATGATAGTTTATACAATGTGGTTAAAGATGGTGATGTTATTGCGATAATGTTAGAGGTAATTCAGGGGGAAGGTGGTTTAAAGAAAGCTGATATAGCTTATTTAAAAAATGTCAGAGAGTTGTGTAATAGGCTTGATATCCTTTTGATTTTTGATGAGGTGCAGACAGGGATAGGGAGGACAGGTAAACTTTTTGCTTATCAACATTATGATGTAATTCCTGATGTGATTACTTTGGCAAAAGGGTTGGGTAATGGTGTCCCAATAGGTGCAATGATGGCAAAAGAACAATTTGCAGAATACCTTTCACCTGGTACTCATGCATCCACATTTGGTGGAAATTATCTTGCCTGTGCAGTAGCAAACAAGGTTTTGGACTTAATCGATGATGAGCTTTTACAATCAGTTCAAGAAAAAGGTTTATATCTAAAATCTAAATTAAAAGAGATTTTTAGTGGAAAAGGTGAAGTCCGTGGCGAAGGGCTTATGCTTGGTGTTGCACTAAATGATGTAAATAATATGGATTTTATAAATGAGCTACATAAAGAGTTTATGTTAGCTGTGCCTGCTGGGGATAATGTGGTGAGGCTGTATCCACCACTAACTGTTACAAAAGAGGAAATTGACGAAGGTATTACAAAGTTAGAAAAAGTGATTAATAAGCTATGGGGGTAA
- a CDS encoding ornithine cyclodeaminase family protein has translation MKTFKAEDLEKLLNMKKLIEVMKDALFDLDRHNIIVPDRHHILSSLHDSTYLFMPVYSEKLDKVGFKYVAVCNENSNRGLPVINGVVFLADGKTGIVEAMFEGAKLTALRTGAVGGAAIDILASDDAKVLSVFGTGAQAETQIRAAISVRKIEKIYLYYRNKDKANRFVSIIKQYFSGDIILTDNLRLLEESDIIIAATNSKHPLFESGKLNLKEHVHINAIGSFKPDMQEIDSNLYLICSVFADNKEGCIKESGDIILALRNGRIKEDEIINLGAVINSNKDFKNKRTIFKSVGNAGFDLYSAYIFYKKETVA, from the coding sequence ATGAAAACATTTAAAGCAGAAGATTTAGAAAAATTATTAAATATGAAAAAATTGATTGAAGTCATGAAAGATGCTTTGTTTGATTTGGATAGACATAATATAATTGTTCCAGACAGACATCATATTTTAAGCTCATTACATGATTCCACATATCTTTTTATGCCTGTTTATTCTGAAAAACTTGATAAAGTTGGTTTTAAATATGTGGCAGTATGCAACGAAAACAGTAACAGAGGGCTACCTGTTATTAATGGTGTTGTTTTTTTGGCAGATGGAAAAACCGGTATTGTGGAAGCAATGTTTGAAGGTGCAAAATTAACTGCTCTTAGGACAGGTGCAGTTGGAGGTGCTGCGATCGATATTCTTGCTTCTGATGATGCAAAGGTTTTATCCGTTTTTGGAACTGGGGCTCAGGCAGAAACTCAAATTAGGGCAGCTATATCAGTGAGGAAAATTGAGAAAATATATCTTTATTATCGAAATAAAGATAAAGCTAATCGCTTTGTTTCAATAATAAAGCAGTATTTTTCAGGGGATATAATTCTAACAGATAATTTAAGATTGTTAGAAGAATCGGATATTATTATAGCTGCTACAAATAGTAAACATCCTCTTTTTGAAAGTGGTAAATTAAACTTAAAAGAGCATGTTCATATCAATGCGATTGGGTCTTTTAAACCTGATATGCAGGAAATTGATTCAAATTTATATCTAATTTGCAGCGTTTTTGCTGATAACAAAGAGGGTTGTATAAAAGAGAGTGGTGATATCATTTTAGCTTTAAGAAATGGTAGGATAAAAGAAGATGAAATTATTAACTTAGGCGCTGTTATAAATTCTAATAAAGACTTTAAAAATAAAAGAACAATTTTTAAATCCGTTGGCAATGCAGGCTTTGATCTATATTCTGCATATATATTTTATAAAAAAGAAACAGTTGCATAA
- a CDS encoding proline racemase family protein, producing the protein MWGKEKFDEFKIDKNKGLAIKTIDLHTGGEPLRVIYDGIPDIKANSVLEFRRIMKENYDYIRETVILEPRGHADMYGAILLPPYREGVDFGVIFLHNEGYSTMCGHGIIALIKLAYELKLIDFKEPITEIKIDTPAGIVTAFAEISDGKLDKYYFRNVPSFIYKSNCSVYIDGLGDVVFDIAFGGAYYAYVNVKNLNISLDKENVQQLINLGRKIKMAVMNKCEIKHPEYDDLSFLYGVIFYDGNNGKDKVSKNVCIFADGEVDRSPTGTGVSGRMALHYFKNEIQKDDEIVVESIVGSKFKGRIYSVVDFYGYKSVIPEVEGKAHIIGKNEFFVDNEDEIKYGFFMR; encoded by the coding sequence ATGTGGGGTAAAGAAAAGTTTGATGAGTTTAAAATAGACAAAAATAAAGGCTTAGCTATTAAAACAATCGATTTACATACTGGGGGAGAACCGCTTAGAGTTATTTATGATGGTATCCCTGACATTAAAGCAAACTCAGTATTGGAATTTAGACGAATAATGAAAGAGAACTATGATTATATTAGAGAAACAGTGATTTTGGAGCCAAGAGGGCACGCCGACATGTATGGAGCAATTTTATTACCACCTTATAGAGAAGGTGTAGATTTTGGAGTGATTTTTTTACACAATGAAGGGTACAGCACAATGTGTGGGCACGGTATTATCGCTTTGATAAAACTTGCATATGAACTTAAACTTATTGATTTTAAAGAACCTATAACAGAAATAAAAATAGATACTCCGGCTGGTATTGTCACAGCATTTGCCGAAATTAGTGATGGTAAACTTGATAAATACTACTTTAGAAATGTACCTTCATTTATTTATAAGTCTAATTGTTCAGTTTATATCGATGGTTTAGGGGATGTTGTTTTTGATATTGCCTTTGGTGGTGCATATTATGCGTATGTAAATGTAAAGAATTTAAATATTAGTTTAGACAAGGAAAATGTCCAACAGCTTATAAATTTGGGGAGAAAAATAAAAATGGCTGTGATGAATAAATGTGAAATTAAACATCCTGAGTATGATGATTTAAGCTTTTTATATGGAGTGATATTTTATGATGGAAATAATGGGAAAGATAAAGTGAGCAAAAATGTGTGTATATTTGCTGACGGAGAAGTTGATAGAAGCCCTACTGGGACAGGGGTAAGTGGTAGAATGGCTCTTCACTATTTTAAAAATGAGATTCAAAAAGATGATGAGATTGTAGTAGAAAGTATCGTTGGTTCTAAATTTAAAGGGAGAATTTATAGTGTTGTTGATTTTTATGGCTATAAATCTGTCATACCTGAGGTGGAAGGTAAAGCACATATCATAGGCAAAAATGAGTTTTTTGTGGATAATGAGGATGAAATAAAGTATGGCTTTTTTATGAGGTAA
- a CDS encoding lactate utilization protein: MDHIKKWFYEKIANKTIEAFTKNGFKATYFETKEEAINHFIENAKNYESIGFGGSITVVKELKLVEEAKKLNKKVLNHGDPNLTPEERNQVRLAELTCDLFVTSTNALTIDGKLVNIDGTGNRVNAMAFGPKKTIIYTGINKVVENVDDGIKRIKNIASPMNAKRLNFNTPCAQTGFCADCNSPQRICRIITIIEKNPPLSDIEVVIIGESLGF, from the coding sequence ATGGATCATATCAAAAAATGGTTTTATGAAAAAATTGCAAACAAAACAATTGAAGCTTTTACAAAAAATGGATTTAAAGCAACTTATTTTGAAACAAAAGAAGAAGCTATTAACCACTTTATAGAAAATGCTAAAAACTATGAATCAATCGGTTTTGGTGGCTCTATAACTGTAGTAAAAGAATTAAAGTTAGTTGAAGAAGCAAAAAAGCTAAATAAAAAAGTGCTAAATCATGGAGATCCAAATTTAACTCCAGAAGAAAGAAATCAAGTCAGATTAGCCGAACTCACTTGTGACTTGTTTGTCACATCAACAAATGCATTAACTATCGACGGGAAATTAGTCAATATAGACGGTACAGGAAATAGGGTAAATGCAATGGCTTTTGGTCCCAAAAAAACTATTATTTACACAGGGATTAACAAGGTTGTTGAAAATGTCGATGACGGAATAAAGAGAATCAAAAATATTGCATCACCTATGAATGCAAAAAGACTAAATTTTAACACTCCGTGCGCTCAAACAGGTTTCTGCGCTGACTGTAATTCTCCACAAAGAATTTGCAGAATAATAACTATAATAGAAAAGAATCCACCTTTATCAGATATTGAAGTTGTAATAATCGGTGAATCATTAGGATTTTAG
- a CDS encoding cold-shock protein — MREGTVKWFNDSKGYGFITEDNGQDVFVHHTSIQKDGFKSLAEGERVKFEVEKSPKGLAAINVVSL, encoded by the coding sequence ATGAGAGAAGGAACAGTAAAATGGTTTAACGATTCAAAAGGTTATGGTTTTATAACCGAGGATAATGGACAGGATGTATTTGTACATCACACATCTATCCAAAAAGATGGATTCAAATCTTTAGCTGAAGGCGAAAGAGTTAAGTTTGAAGTTGAAAAAAGTCCTAAAGGGCTTGCTGCAATAAATGTAGTATCACTTTAA
- a CDS encoding anaerobic ribonucleoside-triphosphate reductase activating protein, which translates to MIVADFEPVSLNDYPGKVSAVVFISGCNLLCRFCYNRELVLKKLVKDKTEDFFEYLILNKIKYVAITGGEPLFHPHILDFFEKLKKLGVSIKLDTNGFSYAKFKKALEKSLLNYVAMDVKGFSDEDIRFITRKNYRFRDFLKSYELLKSYDIPFELRITMWKDFDKEDLLHFLSFVDRNDKIILQKPIFDKPFLDKRFASFVRNVDFERNIKIFQECFSNVVVRNFV; encoded by the coding sequence ATGATTGTTGCAGACTTTGAGCCAGTATCTTTAAATGATTATCCGGGGAAAGTTTCTGCAGTTGTGTTTATCTCTGGTTGCAATTTGCTGTGTAGGTTTTGCTATAATAGAGAACTAGTTTTAAAAAAATTAGTAAAAGATAAAACAGAAGATTTTTTTGAATATTTGATACTTAATAAAATAAAGTATGTTGCTATTACTGGGGGTGAGCCACTTTTTCACCCCCATATTTTAGATTTTTTTGAGAAATTAAAAAAGTTAGGTGTTAGCATAAAATTAGATACTAATGGTTTTTCTTATGCCAAATTTAAAAAAGCGTTAGAAAAAAGTTTGCTGAATTATGTGGCAATGGATGTAAAAGGGTTTAGTGATGAAGATATTAGATTTATTACAAGAAAAAATTACCGTTTTAGAGATTTTTTGAAAAGTTATGAATTGTTAAAAAGTTATGACATCCCTTTTGAGTTGAGAATTACCATGTGGAAGGATTTTGACAAAGAAGATTTGTTACATTTTTTAAGTTTTGTAGATAGAAATGATAAAATTATTTTACAAAAGCCGATATTTGATAAGCCATTTTTGGATAAAAGGTTTGCATCTTTTGTAAGAAATGTTGATTTCGAAAGAAATATCAAAATTTTTCAGGAGTGTTTTTCAAATGTGGTAGTTAGAAATTTTGTGTAA